From Parcubacteria group bacterium, a single genomic window includes:
- the rsmA gene encoding ribosomal RNA small subunit methyltransferase A — MDLTNKSVIKNLLKKYNARPEKYLGQHFILSKKTLTSIIAAAEIKKADTIIEVGPGLGTLTQELAKTDTNVIAIEKDIQMIEILKETVTANHKNIKVIKADARQIWRGSPEAARQLSMSDIDSFVDKMGISDGKYPYKIVANLPYNAATFLIRQWLESNNPPKMMVLMIQKEVARRIVAKPPDSNLLGISVQFYANAEIVDYVKKESFWPKPKVDAAIIKIVPKNLQITLQSQEKQSFFRIVKAGFSSPRKQLAGNLSKKLSIPKEKIISIFKDLGIPEKARAENLDLKHWQNLTSELNKKRPVSGRQ, encoded by the coding sequence ATGGACCTAACGAATAAATCAGTAATAAAAAATTTGTTAAAGAAGTATAACGCCAGACCGGAAAAATACCTTGGCCAGCATTTCATTTTATCAAAAAAAACTCTCACTTCAATAATCGCGGCCGCGGAAATTAAAAAAGCTGACACGATTATTGAAGTCGGCCCGGGATTGGGGACATTAACCCAAGAACTTGCCAAGACCGACACTAATGTTATTGCCATAGAGAAAGACATCCAAATGATTGAAATTCTAAAAGAAACTGTGACGGCAAATCACAAAAACATCAAAGTCATCAAAGCCGATGCCCGCCAAATATGGCGAGGCTCGCCAGAGGCGGCCCGCCAATTATCGATGTCGGACATCGATAGTTTTGTGGATAAGATGGGGATAAGCGATGGGAAGTATCCATATAAAATTGTGGCGAATTTACCATATAATGCAGCGACTTTTCTAATCCGCCAGTGGTTAGAATCAAATAATCCGCCAAAAATGATGGTTTTAATGATCCAAAAAGAAGTGGCGCGACGCATTGTAGCCAAACCTCCCGACTCAAACCTTCTTGGTATAAGTGTTCAGTTTTACGCCAACGCGGAAATTGTTGACTACGTAAAAAAAGAATCGTTTTGGCCCAAACCAAAAGTTGACGCGGCGATAATTAAAATTGTCCCAAAAAATCTGCAGATAACTCTACAATCGCAAGAAAAACAGAGTTTTTTTAGAATTGTAAAAGCGGGGTTTTCGAGCCCGAGAAAGCAATTAGCCGGAAATCTCTCAAAAAAACTAAGTATTCCTAAGGAAAAAATTATTTCGATATTTAAAGATTTGGGTATTCCGGAGAAAGCAAGGGCGGAAAATTTAGATCTAAAACACTGGCAAAATCTCACCTCTGAATTAAACAAAAAACGACCCGTTTCAGGCCGTCAGTAG
- a CDS encoding PrgI family protein, with product MTQYQVPQFVDIEDRIIGPLTLKQFLYLAFGGAILFVTWFIFKFFIWIIIAIPVIAAALAFAFIKINDRPFVYFAIAAVSYFMKPRLYIFKTASKKPEPVILPEKTPESSSAPQSGASADEKVTRSKLKELALSLDTGAQRL from the coding sequence ATGACTCAATACCAGGTCCCACAATTTGTAGATATAGAAGACAGGATCATCGGGCCGCTTACGCTTAAGCAATTTTTATATCTTGCTTTTGGCGGCGCCATTCTTTTTGTTACTTGGTTTATTTTCAAATTTTTCATCTGGATAATCATTGCCATTCCCGTGATCGCTGCCGCTTTGGCTTTTGCTTTTATAAAAATAAACGACCGGCCGTTTGTTTATTTTGCAATCGCCGCAGTATCGTATTTTATGAAACCAAGACTATATATTTTCAAGACTGCATCAAAAAAACCGGAACCTGTAATTTTGCCCGAAAAAACACCGGAATCCTCCTCCGCCCCGCAAAGCGGGGCTTCGGCGGACGAGAAAGTAACCAGATCAAAATTAAAAGAACTGGCGCTTAGTTTGGATACGGGCGCGCAGCGCCTTTAA
- a CDS encoding ATP-binding protein gives MALSFFGKKSAQNETSPLRGGEGIQGVVTPEQAYQKGLASLHDILAPSALEVNTNYLRLGKKFVQNFFIFNYPRFLNTNWFASVINLDKTMDISFFIHPVDTGIALKNLRKKVAQVESELSIRDDKGLVRDPMLETAYNDLEDLRDKLQQSREKLFKFGLYITAYADSLEEMEKVENAIRSILDAKLVYSKPAIYQQLKGFNSTLPLSNDELQINTTMNSGSISATFPFVSSDLTSDNGILYGLNRHNNSLILFDRFSLENANTVVFGKSGGGKSYASKLEILRSLMLGADIIVFDPESEYQFLAETIGGAFFKISLTSQNHLNPFDLPKPQEGENPADILRSNIINLVGLIRIMLGGLSPEEDAIIDSAITQTYASRDITPATTDFSKNIMPTMTDLKTILDSMTGAESLSRRLEKYVTGSYAGFINNPSNIEIKSKFVVFSIRDMEEELRPIAMYMMLHFIWNIVRSELKKRILMVDEAWWLLKSEDGASFMFGIAKRARKYFLGVTTITQDVSDFLSSSYGKPILTNSSLQFLFKQSPANIDVLQKTFNLTDEEKFLLLESEVGEGLFFAGSKHVAIKVIASYTEDQIITSDPAQLLQIEAAKKELERAETITP, from the coding sequence ATGGCATTGTCTTTTTTCGGAAAAAAATCCGCCCAAAACGAGACCTCGCCCCTTCGGGGCGGGGAAGGAATTCAGGGCGTTGTTACGCCGGAACAGGCCTATCAAAAAGGGCTGGCGTCTTTGCACGATATCTTGGCACCATCGGCTCTAGAGGTTAATACTAATTACTTGCGCCTTGGTAAAAAGTTCGTTCAGAACTTTTTCATATTCAACTACCCTCGTTTTCTCAACACTAATTGGTTTGCTTCGGTTATTAACTTGGACAAAACAATGGACATAAGTTTTTTTATACATCCGGTTGATACGGGAATTGCCCTAAAAAATCTAAGAAAAAAAGTGGCGCAAGTTGAATCGGAACTTTCAATACGCGATGATAAAGGGCTGGTACGCGACCCAATGCTTGAAACTGCTTACAACGATCTTGAAGATTTGAGAGATAAACTTCAGCAATCAAGAGAAAAACTTTTCAAGTTCGGGCTTTACATAACCGCTTATGCCGATTCGCTTGAAGAAATGGAAAAAGTTGAAAACGCGATTCGCTCAATTTTAGACGCCAAACTGGTTTACAGTAAGCCGGCTATTTATCAACAGCTTAAAGGCTTTAACTCCACCCTGCCTCTTTCAAATGATGAACTCCAAATAAATACAACCATGAACTCGGGGTCGATATCCGCGACCTTTCCTTTTGTTTCTTCGGATTTAACTTCTGACAACGGCATACTTTACGGCCTAAACCGCCACAATAATTCGCTTATTCTTTTCGACAGATTTTCCTTGGAAAACGCCAATACCGTTGTTTTCGGCAAATCGGGCGGCGGAAAATCTTATGCTTCAAAATTGGAAATTCTAAGGTCTTTAATGCTTGGAGCAGACATTATTGTTTTTGATCCCGAAAGTGAATACCAGTTTCTCGCGGAAACTATCGGCGGCGCTTTTTTTAAAATTTCATTAACTTCTCAAAATCATTTAAATCCTTTTGACCTGCCAAAACCGCAAGAAGGTGAAAATCCGGCGGACATTTTAAGATCAAACATTATTAATCTTGTCGGCCTTATAAGAATAATGCTGGGCGGCTTGAGCCCCGAAGAAGACGCCATAATCGATTCTGCTATAACCCAGACTTATGCCAGCCGCGACATCACTCCCGCAACCACAGACTTTTCAAAAAATATCATGCCCACAATGACAGACCTTAAAACGATTTTGGACAGCATGACCGGCGCCGAATCACTTTCAAGACGGCTGGAAAAATACGTTACCGGTTCTTACGCCGGCTTTATTAACAACCCGAGCAACATTGAAATAAAAAGTAAATTTGTGGTTTTCAGCATCCGCGACATGGAAGAAGAACTGCGGCCGATAGCAATGTATATGATGCTTCACTTTATCTGGAATATTGTCCGCTCGGAACTTAAGAAGAGAATCCTTATGGTTGACGAGGCTTGGTGGCTTTTAAAATCAGAGGACGGCGCTTCTTTTATGTTTGGAATTGCCAAGCGCGCCAGAAAATACTTTTTGGGAGTGACCACCATTACCCAGGACGTATCCGATTTCTTAAGCAGTTCTTATGGAAAACCAATTTTAACCAATTCTTCTTTGCAGTTTCTTTTTAAGCAGTCGCCGGCAAACATTGACGTTCTCCAAAAAACTTTTAACTTGACCGATGAGGAAAAATTCTTATTGCTTGAGTCGGAGGTCGGCGAGGGCCTGTTTTTTGCCGGATCAAAACACGTGGCCATTAAAGTAATCGCTTCCTATACCGAAGACCAGATTATCACTTCCGACCCGGCTCAGCTCCTGCAAATAGAGGCCGCAAAAAAAGAATTGGAGCGTGCCGAAACAATAACACCGTAA
- a CDS encoding membrane protein insertase YidC: MSYLFNLTFYQPLFNALVFLYNIIPNHDFGLSIVALTVLIRLALWPLTGKGIRSQKALEKLKPKIEEVNKKFKNDKEAKARALMALYSENKINPLSGFLPLLIQIPIIIALWRVFLNGTGIDQDLLYSFIRAPEEIRPIFLGIFDLTKRNVLLAIIAGALQYFQTKMIMPSFAKSAGTADFSRMMSQQMLYFGPILSVIIFWNLPSALPLYWVVVTLMTLLQQYTIQKNDRKLGKN, from the coding sequence ATATCCTATCTTTTTAACTTAACATTCTATCAGCCGTTATTTAATGCTTTAGTTTTTTTATACAATATCATTCCCAATCATGATTTTGGTCTTTCTATTGTTGCTTTAACGGTTTTAATTCGGTTGGCGCTCTGGCCTCTTACCGGTAAGGGCATCAGGAGCCAAAAAGCTTTAGAAAAACTGAAACCCAAGATAGAGGAAGTCAATAAAAAGTTCAAAAACGACAAAGAGGCAAAAGCTAGAGCGCTGATGGCTCTTTATTCGGAAAACAAAATTAATCCTCTTAGCGGTTTTTTGCCGCTATTAATACAAATTCCCATCATAATTGCCTTATGGAGAGTGTTTTTAAACGGCACGGGAATAGACCAAGACTTACTGTACTCTTTCATTAGAGCGCCCGAAGAAATCCGCCCGATCTTTCTCGGAATATTTGATTTAACAAAGCGAAACGTGTTATTAGCAATCATAGCTGGAGCATTGCAGTACTTTCAGACAAAAATGATCATGCCGTCCTTCGCCAAGTCTGCTGGAACCGCGGATTTCAGCAGAATGATGTCTCAACAGATGCTTTATTTTGGGCCTATTTTGAGCGTAATAATTTTCTGGAATCTGCCCTCTGCTCTGCCTCTTTATTGGGTTGTTGTTACCCTTATGACTTTACTTCAGCAATATACCATTCAAAAAAATGACCGAAAACTTGGAAAAAATTAA
- the rnpA gene encoding ribonuclease P protein component — protein sequence MLPRINRLTATGDFKNAFTKGKTCENGLVKMKFVKNYKNFSRFGFIVSTKFYKKASKRNQIKRQLRAAALFLFKKVKPGYDIIIWPREPAKNKDYRSIKDNLRELLTKNDILSF from the coding sequence ATGCTTCCTAGAATTAACCGCCTAACGGCAACCGGCGACTTCAAAAACGCTTTTACTAAAGGAAAAACTTGTGAGAATGGCCTTGTAAAGATGAAATTCGTGAAAAATTACAAAAATTTCAGCAGGTTCGGTTTTATTGTCAGCACCAAGTTTTATAAAAAAGCGTCAAAAAGGAACCAAATTAAAAGGCAGCTAAGAGCGGCAGCGCTTTTTTTGTTTAAAAAGGTAAAACCAGGATATGATATTATCATATGGCCGAGAGAGCCCGCTAAAAACAAAGATTACAGGAGCATTAAAGATAATTTAAGAGAATTACTCACAAAAAATGATATCCTATCTTTTTAA
- the rpmH gene encoding 50S ribosomal protein L34 has protein sequence MSKTYNPKKIKRQRKHGFLKRAGSKGGGAVISRRRRKGRYKLTV, from the coding sequence ATGAGTAAAACCTATAATCCAAAAAAAATAAAAAGACAACGCAAGCACGGATTTTTAAAAAGGGCGGGTAGTAAAGGCGGAGGCGCGGTCATTTCGAGGAGAAGGCGAAAAGGCCGTTATAAGCTAACTGTTTAA